Proteins from one Oscillatoria nigro-viridis PCC 7112 genomic window:
- a CDS encoding TonB-dependent receptor domain-containing protein, giving the protein MNRSQKLLSSLGLAGVVSALVAGPACASNIAQVTGVRLNPTSEGIEIILDTEDGRPLQIFSGSFGETLQVDVITAQLRLPGGNEFRQDKPAAGIASVTVTRLDNNSIRIKVIGERGQPVARVIPNAAGLILSLKPTSEMTARPSAPAPTTQRPGAPAAPFPQTGQPVEIPAEPLPPTVQPPGTPGEPLPPTAQPPGTPGEPLPPTAQPPGTPGEPLPPTVQPPGTPQAGRDPIEIVVTATRTAERVTNVPRSITVVDSEELQQQVGQSRNIGEALANQVPGFAPPTQSTATYGQTLRGRDVSVLIDGVPQTTNLQSFGREFRNIDPSAIERIEVVRGSTAIYGAQATGGVVNIITRRPTEERLSAVTEVGVSSGLTNTDDALSFNAQQTVSGRSGNVDLTGTVSLSRSGAFYDAQGSRIPFFELGGDSSTLFNIMGKVGVDLDTEQRLQLTVNHYRETQDPNVIPDFSVDDREGRQKARAIRTGELDIDGETPGNRSTQLNLSYTNQNLFGSSLQSQIYYRTNSNSGVPSDYRTSEFFGPFVGVARSRAENEQIGGRLAITTPLSRAENLRLTWGSDYVTEDSRQRFDLYDPERVDASGGRVYRKISERPFVPPYTYNSLGFFGQLEWNIDDIVILSGGIRHERAGLKVNDYTTFNDRQIEGGDRKFNATLFNTGAVYKINDTFNVFGNFSQGFSVPDFGRILRQPPDDFVGIESSLEVTQPQKVNSYEIGIRGGWPSVQMSLAAFYNTSDLGVNFQPVGNTGRLELKRAPERIYGLEGTVDWQPGRTWAIGGTATYIQGEYDDDNGRSLALDSSRIPPLKLTAYLQNETLQGWNNRLQLLYSGNRDRAFKDGSDGGPISSYLTLDYISTIQLGKGLLQVKVENLLNNQYFPVLSQYLAGFGVDSSNYAGRGLTLSVNYRLNW; this is encoded by the coding sequence ATGAACAGATCGCAGAAATTACTAAGCAGCCTTGGGCTGGCAGGAGTCGTGTCGGCGTTAGTCGCTGGGCCGGCGTGCGCTTCCAACATCGCGCAGGTGACGGGCGTTCGCCTCAACCCCACGTCAGAAGGCATCGAAATCATCCTAGACACTGAAGATGGAAGACCCCTGCAAATCTTCAGTGGCAGCTTTGGCGAAACTTTACAAGTTGATGTCATCACCGCTCAACTGCGACTACCGGGGGGAAATGAGTTTCGTCAAGACAAGCCTGCTGCCGGAATTGCTTCTGTCACCGTTACTCGTTTAGATAACAACAGCATCCGAATCAAAGTGATTGGCGAGAGGGGTCAACCAGTGGCACGGGTGATTCCTAATGCTGCGGGTCTGATTCTCAGTTTAAAACCCACCTCGGAGATGACGGCTCGCCCGTCTGCACCTGCTCCTACAACACAGCGGCCGGGGGCACCTGCAGCACCCTTCCCACAGACAGGGCAGCCGGTAGAGATACCTGCAGAACCTTTGCCGCCGACAGTGCAGCCACCTGGGACACCCGGAGAACCTTTACCGCCCACAGCGCAGCCACCTGGGACACCCGGAGAACCCTTGCCGCCCACAGCGCAGCCACCTGGGACACCCGGAGAACCCTTGCCGCCGACAGTGCAGCCACCTGGGACGCCACAGGCGGGGAGAGACCCGATTGAAATCGTCGTCACTGCAACGCGAACCGCAGAAAGAGTGACCAACGTGCCGCGCTCTATAACGGTGGTAGACTCCGAAGAACTTCAGCAGCAGGTAGGGCAATCGAGAAATATCGGGGAAGCTCTGGCAAATCAGGTTCCCGGTTTCGCGCCCCCGACTCAAAGTACGGCCACTTACGGACAAACTTTGCGGGGTAGGGATGTTTCCGTTCTGATTGACGGCGTGCCGCAAACGACCAATCTTCAATCGTTTGGCAGAGAATTTAGAAACATCGATCCCAGCGCGATCGAACGCATTGAAGTAGTGCGGGGGTCTACAGCAATCTACGGCGCTCAGGCTACAGGTGGCGTGGTTAATATTATTACTCGTCGGCCAACTGAGGAAAGGCTAAGTGCTGTTACTGAAGTGGGCGTCAGTAGCGGTTTAACAAACACGGATGATGCTCTAAGCTTTAACGCTCAGCAGACGGTTTCTGGCCGATCGGGCAATGTCGATCTGACGGGCACTGTCTCGCTCTCTAGAAGTGGAGCTTTTTACGATGCCCAAGGCTCGCGCATTCCCTTTTTTGAACTCGGCGGAGATAGCAGCACCCTCTTCAACATCATGGGCAAAGTCGGGGTAGATTTGGATACCGAACAGCGGCTGCAACTAACTGTCAATCACTATCGGGAAACCCAAGATCCCAATGTGATTCCAGACTTTAGTGTTGACGATCGGGAAGGACGGCAAAAAGCCCGCGCCATCCGCACCGGAGAGTTGGATATTGACGGGGAAACACCGGGAAATAGAAGTACACAGCTCAACCTCAGTTACACCAACCAAAACCTTTTTGGCAGCAGCCTTCAAAGTCAAATTTACTATCGAACGAATTCTAATTCAGGCGTTCCTTCAGATTACCGCACGTCCGAGTTTTTTGGCCCGTTTGTCGGCGTTGCTCGTTCGCGAGCCGAAAACGAACAGATAGGAGGTAGACTGGCGATAACCACTCCTTTATCCCGTGCCGAAAATCTTCGATTAACTTGGGGTTCTGACTATGTTACTGAAGATAGCAGACAGCGTTTCGACCTGTACGACCCAGAGAGAGTTGACGCAAGTGGCGGCAGGGTTTACCGGAAAATTTCCGAGCGTCCTTTCGTCCCTCCTTACACTTACAACAGCCTTGGCTTTTTCGGTCAATTGGAATGGAATATTGACGATATCGTGATTCTAAGTGGCGGAATACGTCACGAACGCGCCGGGTTAAAAGTCAATGATTATACCACTTTTAACGATCGCCAGATCGAAGGAGGCGATCGCAAATTTAACGCCACCCTATTTAATACAGGGGCTGTCTATAAAATTAATGACACCTTCAACGTATTTGGCAACTTTTCTCAAGGTTTCTCAGTTCCAGATTTCGGCCGCATTCTCCGCCAACCCCCCGACGATTTTGTGGGAATTGAATCTTCGTTAGAAGTAACTCAACCGCAAAAAGTCAACAGCTACGAAATTGGCATTCGAGGAGGGTGGCCATCCGTGCAAATGTCGCTTGCCGCTTTTTACAATACCTCGGATCTCGGAGTGAATTTTCAACCAGTTGGCAACACAGGTCGCCTGGAACTAAAGCGCGCCCCAGAACGCATTTACGGCTTAGAAGGGACTGTGGATTGGCAACCTGGACGAACATGGGCGATCGGCGGGACTGCTACTTATATTCAAGGCGAATATGACGACGACAATGGCCGTTCCCTCGCCCTCGATAGCAGCAGAATTCCACCGCTCAAGCTAACAGCTTATCTCCAAAACGAAACTTTACAGGGATGGAACAATCGGTTACAGCTATTATATTCGGGAAATCGCGATCGGGCATTCAAAGACGGCTCGGATGGCGGCCCAATTAGCAGCTATCTAACATTGGATTACATCAGCACAATTCAACTGGGAAAAGGGCTGCTACAAGTCAAAGTTGAAAATTTATTGAATAATCAATATTTTCCCGTGCTGTCGCAATACTTAGCTGGATTTGGCGTGGACAGTTCTAATTATGCAGGGAGAGGTTTGACTCTCAGTGTTAATTACCGCCTTAACTGGTAA
- a CDS encoding PepSY-associated TM helix domain-containing protein gives MRTVNGFEKNLEMNFRKLAFKLHLYLGLVVGIFLAAIALTGSLLVFGPEIERFFNPQLLQVIPQTERIPLENVLQIVEKAYPQNQALSILLPRSAKEVCQVWMRSKSEEIVSVYVNPYSGSITGARLEKETFTGFVLTLHADLAGGELGHFVVGICGIAMLGLTFTGLVLWTGWRNFARGFSINWKAHWQRTVFDLHNVSGIVSVAFLILISATGTGMIFYAPVESALYWLTNEKPQPALTSHPQSSSSRQNLDEILHQVNTVWPEAKTTFISLPLTPEATFKVRKKFPNDPHPNGISTIYLDQYSGEILQADSVNSASVANRILNSLYPLHIGSYGGIYLRLVHAIAGLAAIVLFITGVMMWRQRHLAKFYRKEARQQYEELSPLSQQWPWF, from the coding sequence ATGAGAACAGTTAACGGCTTTGAGAAAAATCTAGAGATGAATTTCCGCAAACTCGCATTCAAACTGCACTTGTACTTGGGGTTGGTGGTAGGAATATTTCTAGCAGCAATTGCTTTAACGGGCAGCTTGCTGGTTTTCGGTCCCGAAATAGAGCGGTTCTTCAATCCCCAACTCCTGCAAGTAATTCCTCAAACCGAACGGATACCGCTGGAAAATGTCCTGCAAATTGTCGAAAAAGCTTATCCGCAAAATCAAGCTCTTAGTATCTTGCTGCCGCGATCGGCGAAGGAAGTTTGCCAAGTTTGGATGCGGTCAAAGAGTGAGGAAATAGTTAGCGTTTATGTCAATCCTTACAGCGGATCAATTACGGGTGCGCGCCTTGAAAAAGAAACTTTTACAGGTTTTGTTTTGACGTTACACGCGGACTTAGCTGGAGGAGAATTAGGTCATTTTGTTGTAGGTATTTGCGGTATAGCAATGCTAGGACTGACTTTTACTGGCTTGGTATTGTGGACGGGATGGCGCAATTTTGCTAGGGGGTTTTCTATTAATTGGAAAGCTCACTGGCAGCGGACTGTATTTGATTTACATAACGTTTCTGGCATTGTATCGGTCGCTTTTCTCATACTCATCTCCGCTACAGGGACAGGGATGATTTTTTACGCGCCGGTTGAATCGGCTCTGTATTGGCTGACGAATGAAAAGCCACAGCCAGCATTGACTTCTCATCCCCAATCTAGCAGTTCGAGGCAAAACCTTGACGAAATCTTACACCAAGTTAATACCGTTTGGCCGGAAGCTAAAACCACTTTTATTTCTCTGCCTTTGACGCCTGAAGCAACTTTTAAGGTACGGAAAAAATTTCCAAATGACCCGCACCCAAACGGGATTAGCACTATTTATCTCGACCAATACAGTGGCGAAATATTGCAGGCTGACAGTGTAAATTCAGCTTCTGTAGCAAATCGAATTCTCAACTCGCTTTATCCGCTGCATATTGGCAGCTATGGCGGAATTTACTTGCGGCTGGTACACGCGATCGCAGGATTAGCAGCGATCGTACTGTTTATTACGGGCGTAATGATGTGGCGGCAGCGGCATTTGGCGAAATTTTACCGCAAGGAGGCGAGACAGCAATATGAAGAATTATCTCCCCTTAGCCAGCAATGGCCTTGGTTTTAA
- a CDS encoding MFS transporter, with translation MQKFIQLWVGQTASMIGSAMSAFALTIWIWESTSQATALALLMLFIQLPRILLAPVAGILVDRWNRKFLMAIGDAVSALLTLAILLLYISQNLQIWHIYVAGAVNGIFDQIQQLAYSAAIATMMPEKHYSRASSLSFLASYGASIIAPTLAGILYSAIGLRGIFTIDLATFTIAIATLVSVKIPQPAIAPALRSNIASNPQPTRPHLLQELSFGFRYIVDRPSLLALLVSVSLFWFAHDIGAALYSPMILARTGNNARILGTILSAAGAGGVLGASTVSIWGGPKRRIRGFVLGMAGAGLSKIVFAFSQALSIWIPAQFCSSFNFPILGSSHEAIWLAKVPPEVQGRVFATRAVIVQLASAIGLSIAGPLADRVFEPAMQPGGFLAAIFGPIIGTGAGAGMALLYAISSLGLLLVAVGGYACRLLRDG, from the coding sequence ATGCAAAAATTTATTCAACTATGGGTGGGACAAACTGCTTCGATGATTGGCAGCGCTATGTCCGCGTTTGCGCTGACTATTTGGATTTGGGAGTCCACCAGTCAAGCGACGGCTTTGGCTTTGTTGATGCTTTTTATTCAATTGCCGCGCATCTTGCTCGCTCCGGTTGCTGGCATTCTCGTCGATCGCTGGAATCGAAAATTTTTGATGGCGATCGGCGATGCGGTTTCAGCTCTGTTAACGCTCGCTATCCTATTACTTTATATCAGCCAAAACCTGCAAATATGGCATATATATGTAGCGGGTGCGGTTAACGGAATTTTTGACCAAATTCAGCAGTTAGCTTACTCAGCAGCGATCGCCACAATGATGCCAGAAAAGCATTACAGCCGCGCTAGCAGTTTAAGTTTTCTGGCAAGTTACGGTGCGAGTATTATTGCTCCGACGCTGGCGGGGATTCTCTATTCTGCGATCGGGTTGAGGGGGATTTTTACGATCGACCTGGCAACTTTTACAATCGCGATCGCCACCCTAGTATCTGTCAAAATACCCCAGCCCGCGATCGCGCCAGCGTTGCGGAGCAATATCGCCTCCAATCCCCAGCCGACTCGCCCCCACCTGTTGCAAGAACTCAGCTTTGGATTCCGCTACATCGTCGATCGTCCCAGCCTGCTTGCCTTGCTGGTGTCGGTTTCGCTATTCTGGTTTGCTCACGACATCGGCGCGGCCCTCTACTCACCAATGATACTGGCACGCACCGGCAACAATGCCAGAATCCTAGGTACTATCCTTTCAGCAGCCGGCGCCGGCGGCGTTTTAGGAGCATCGACCGTCAGTATTTGGGGCGGCCCCAAACGCCGAATCCGGGGCTTTGTGCTCGGCATGGCAGGCGCGGGCTTGAGCAAAATAGTCTTTGCTTTCAGTCAGGCGCTTTCCATCTGGATTCCCGCTCAATTTTGTTCGTCTTTCAATTTCCCCATCCTCGGCAGTTCCCACGAGGCTATCTGGCTGGCGAAAGTCCCACCAGAGGTACAGGGGCGCGTTTTTGCTACCAGAGCAGTTATCGTGCAATTGGCCTCAGCGATCGGTTTGTCGATCGCAGGGCCACTTGCCGATCGCGTTTTTGAACCCGCCATGCAACCGGGAGGTTTTTTAGCAGCTATTTTTGGCCCAATTATCGGGACAGGTGCCGGTGCTGGCATGGCTTTGTTATACGCTATCTCCTCGCTGGGCTTATTGCTCGTTGCAGTCGGTGGGTATGCTTGCCGGCTGCTGCGCGATGGATAA
- a CDS encoding acylase: protein MSFILVLLLNNSIQAAPQTGTQILWDTYGIPHIYGENSKSLFYAFGWAQMQSHGNLILRLYGQARGQAAEFWGEDYLESDRWVQTMGIPNRANAWYESQNPIFRNYLDAFVGGMNAYAKEHPEALTAELKVALPLKPVDVLAHAQRVINFTFVVDPERVENLAENDTPKGSNGWAIAPSRSESGNAMLLANPHLPWSDLYLWYEAQLIAPEINAYGATLVGFPVLTIAFNDNLGWTHTVNTHDGWDAYELPLANDGYRFDGEVRSFDREEKVLKVKEKNGNLRSESLVVRRSVHGPILTEKQGKAIALRVVGLDKPAALQQWWDMARSKNFSEFEAALKRLEIPMFTVMYADREGHIMHLFNGQVPIRKNGDFKYWSGTIAGNTSETLWSKNHPYADLPRVVDPPSGWLQNTNDPPWTTTFPSAIAPDNYPAYMAPRGPMDLRSQRSAKMLLEDEKISFDELMQYKHSTQVELADRLLDDLIPAARQGSAQARRAAEVLATWDRKVDADSRGAVLFAFWKQAMDADRLFAKPWSEDAPLTTPDGLANPAEAVRVLEATASKVEATYGALDVAWGEVFRLPGEANLPANGADGALGVFRSVWFAPRKDDRFQAVAGDSFVAAIEFSNPVKAMALNSYGNATQPGSPHAGDRWQLFARKELRPVWRSRSEIEAHLSSRQKL, encoded by the coding sequence ATGAGTTTTATTTTAGTTTTGCTCCTCAATAATTCGATTCAAGCCGCGCCTCAAACTGGCACTCAAATTCTTTGGGATACCTATGGAATTCCACATATTTACGGAGAAAATAGTAAAAGCCTTTTCTACGCTTTCGGGTGGGCGCAGATGCAAAGTCACGGTAATCTGATTTTGCGTCTTTACGGGCAAGCTCGCGGGCAAGCTGCCGAATTTTGGGGCGAAGATTATCTGGAATCCGATCGCTGGGTGCAAACTATGGGAATTCCTAATCGCGCCAATGCGTGGTATGAATCACAAAATCCCATTTTTCGCAACTATCTCGATGCTTTTGTTGGCGGAATGAATGCCTATGCGAAAGAACACCCAGAGGCACTCACCGCAGAATTAAAGGTAGCATTGCCTCTCAAACCGGTAGATGTATTGGCACACGCGCAGCGCGTCATCAATTTTACTTTTGTAGTCGATCCAGAGCGCGTTGAAAATCTCGCTGAAAATGACACCCCCAAAGGCTCTAACGGTTGGGCGATCGCTCCTTCCCGTTCTGAAAGCGGCAATGCCATGCTATTGGCAAATCCTCACCTTCCTTGGTCGGATTTATATTTATGGTACGAAGCGCAACTGATTGCCCCAGAAATTAACGCTTACGGAGCGACTCTCGTCGGATTTCCTGTATTAACGATCGCCTTTAATGACAACTTGGGATGGACTCATACTGTCAACACTCACGATGGCTGGGATGCCTACGAATTGCCCCTCGCTAACGATGGCTATCGCTTCGATGGCGAAGTCCGAAGTTTTGACAGGGAAGAGAAGGTTTTAAAAGTCAAAGAAAAGAATGGGAATTTGCGATCGGAATCTCTAGTCGTGCGGCGTTCTGTTCACGGGCCGATTCTCACAGAAAAACAGGGCAAAGCGATCGCCCTGCGCGTTGTCGGACTCGATAAACCAGCAGCCCTTCAGCAGTGGTGGGATATGGCACGCTCCAAGAATTTTTCTGAATTTGAAGCCGCTTTAAAGCGCTTGGAAATTCCCATGTTTACCGTCATGTATGCCGATCGCGAGGGGCATATCATGCACTTGTTCAACGGTCAAGTCCCCATACGCAAAAACGGAGATTTTAAATACTGGTCGGGCACGATCGCAGGCAATACGTCAGAGACTTTGTGGAGCAAAAATCATCCCTATGCGGATTTGCCGCGCGTTGTCGATCCGCCCAGCGGTTGGTTGCAAAATACCAACGATCCGCCTTGGACGACGACGTTTCCCAGCGCGATCGCACCGGATAATTATCCCGCCTACATGGCACCGCGCGGCCCGATGGATTTGCGATCGCAGCGATCGGCAAAAATGCTGTTAGAAGATGAAAAAATCTCTTTCGATGAATTGATGCAATACAAACATTCCACTCAGGTAGAACTCGCAGATCGCCTCCTCGACGATCTAATTCCCGCCGCACGGCAAGGCAGTGCTCAAGCGCGCCGCGCTGCGGAAGTTCTCGCCACTTGGGATCGGAAAGTCGATGCTGACAGTCGCGGTGCGGTGCTGTTTGCCTTTTGGAAACAAGCGATGGATGCCGATCGGTTATTCGCTAAACCTTGGAGCGAAGATGCGCCGCTAACGACGCCAGACGGGCTGGCAAATCCTGCTGAGGCGGTGCGGGTGCTGGAAGCGACAGCAAGCAAAGTTGAGGCGACTTATGGCGCGTTAGATGTCGCGTGGGGCGAAGTCTTCCGATTGCCTGGGGAGGCGAATCTGCCTGCAAATGGGGCTGACGGTGCTTTGGGTGTATTTCGCTCAGTCTGGTTCGCTCCACGGAAAGACGATCGCTTTCAAGCGGTTGCGGGCGATTCTTTTGTCGCCGCGATCGAGTTCTCCAATCCGGTGAAAGCGATGGCGCTAAACAGTTACGGCAACGCCACTCAACCCGGTTCGCCCCACGCCGGCGATCGGTGGCAGCTCTTTGCTCGCAAAGAATTGCGCCCTGTATGGCGATCGCGATCGGAAATTGAAGCTCACCTGAGTTCGCGCCAGAAACTCTAG
- a CDS encoding MORN repeat-containing protein: MNLGMSSAILSKLQRVGLVLLLGSNLGIALLFANPHSAMAGVITLPDGGRCEGELSEGKLSGPGSCQYANGDRYEGQFLNGQPHGQGIYTFKEEGRYQGEFASGEFNGQGVREFANGNRYEGSFKNGEFDGTGTFTSTNGIRYEGSFTNGSPSGRGAFTFSNGTRCEGDIKEGKVNGKGVCQYANKNRYEGELLNNVPHGQGIYTFAEGGRYEGQFSEGQFHGKGVREYPNGNRYEGEFVKGNTQGQGLFTFKEGGRYQGSFDNGEFSGEGVREFANGNSYKGTFVKGKMSGKGVYIFKNGDRCEGEFSEGQFNGKGTCIYANGDRYQGEFLNGQKHGQGSYLYADGTKVEGNWQQGQLQK; this comes from the coding sequence ATGAATTTGGGAATGTCGTCAGCAATATTAAGTAAACTTCAGCGAGTTGGACTCGTTCTATTACTTGGTTCCAACTTGGGAATTGCTTTGTTGTTTGCCAACCCTCACAGCGCAATGGCAGGAGTAATTACTTTACCCGATGGCGGACGTTGCGAGGGAGAATTGAGTGAGGGAAAACTCAGCGGCCCCGGTAGCTGTCAATATGCCAACGGCGATCGCTACGAAGGCCAATTTCTCAACGGCCAACCTCACGGTCAAGGCATCTATACCTTTAAAGAAGAAGGTCGATACCAAGGAGAATTTGCATCGGGTGAATTCAACGGTCAAGGTGTCCGCGAATTTGCCAACGGCAACCGCTACGAAGGAAGTTTTAAAAACGGTGAGTTCGACGGTACAGGAACTTTTACCTCAACTAACGGCATTCGTTACGAAGGCTCTTTTACCAATGGTTCTCCCAGCGGTCGCGGGGCTTTTACCTTCAGTAACGGCACTCGTTGCGAAGGAGATATTAAAGAAGGAAAAGTTAACGGCAAAGGCGTCTGTCAATATGCTAATAAGAACCGCTACGAAGGAGAGTTGCTGAATAATGTGCCTCACGGGCAGGGAATTTATACCTTTGCTGAAGGAGGCCGTTATGAGGGGCAATTTAGTGAAGGGCAATTTCACGGTAAAGGGGTTCGCGAATATCCGAACGGCAACCGCTATGAAGGAGAGTTTGTCAAGGGCAACACTCAAGGTCAGGGGTTGTTTACGTTTAAAGAAGGGGGACGTTATCAAGGGTCGTTTGACAATGGAGAATTTAGTGGTGAAGGTGTCCGTGAGTTCGCCAATGGAAATAGCTATAAAGGCACTTTTGTCAAGGGTAAAATGAGCGGGAAAGGAGTTTACATTTTTAAGAATGGCGATCGCTGCGAAGGCGAATTTAGCGAGGGTCAGTTCAACGGCAAAGGTACTTGCATTTACGCCAATGGCGATCGCTATCAAGGTGAATTCCTCAACGGGCAAAAACACGGGCAAGGTTCTTATCTATATGCAGATGGAACCAAGGTAGAGGGAAATTGGCAACAGGGGCAGCTCCAAAAATAA
- a CDS encoding energy transducer TonB, translating to MSFSNISATQRQQQEEALKKVLAISLLASTLLHGVALPLSLKFVKPAEFAEDAIEIVVLDEPKVEEIQPEPAIPEQVSPPPETFKPEPPPEPTPPEEPPVAATPPPIPEEPPIAATPPPIPEEPPVAVTPPPIPEEPPIAATPPPIPEEPPIAATPLPEIKKESPLTETSPPTPVEPSPAPKQDFNSPETPKTPIAKEPETPSPDPPKSEPPVIPSRPKGAGSSADFTKDAGNPNSSDSPEKNNPLSSSASAGSGEPSSEPLNPSSGPLQRSPGAGSPVTATRPGGGGNSGNAIGDLTNPSSSDSPGGSASNSPSGASKNGDIPSDEPFAAGSGRSPRRPAAGSPVTATRPGGGGNSGNAIADAGNLASSGSPVGSASNSSPGGGGNGGGGSSQPFGSGSGPVPKPTNPGRGGSPSRPPGAPLATCISGCGKPEYPSAAREEGRQGQVELICDIDPNGKTSNIKILTPSKYNDLNRAAMKQVQERKYAPSESGIPGERIVIIFRLTD from the coding sequence ATGAGTTTTTCAAATATTTCGGCGACGCAAAGACAACAACAAGAAGAAGCTCTCAAAAAAGTTCTGGCGATCAGTCTGTTAGCCTCAACCTTACTGCACGGTGTCGCGCTGCCGTTGAGCCTCAAGTTCGTCAAACCTGCTGAATTTGCAGAGGATGCAATTGAAATTGTTGTGCTTGATGAGCCCAAAGTAGAGGAAATCCAGCCAGAGCCGGCGATTCCAGAACAGGTATCTCCCCCGCCTGAGACGTTCAAACCAGAACCGCCACCAGAGCCAACCCCCCCAGAGGAGCCACCGGTAGCGGCAACGCCCCCGCCGATTCCAGAGGAGCCACCGATAGCGGCAACGCCCCCGCCGATTCCAGAGGAGCCACCGGTAGCGGTAACGCCACCGCCGATTCCAGAGGAGCCACCGATAGCGGCAACGCCACCGCCGATTCCAGAGGAGCCACCGATAGCGGCAACGCCACTACCAGAGATTAAGAAAGAGTCGCCCTTAACGGAAACTTCGCCACCAACTCCTGTGGAGCCTTCCCCCGCACCCAAACAGGATTTCAATTCCCCAGAAACTCCTAAAACCCCGATCGCCAAGGAACCCGAAACCCCCTCGCCCGATCCTCCAAAAAGCGAACCACCCGTTATCCCCTCTCGCCCCAAGGGTGCTGGAAGTTCCGCAGACTTTACAAAAGATGCTGGAAATCCCAACTCCTCCGACAGCCCTGAAAAAAATAACCCGCTCTCGTCATCTGCTTCGGCGGGTAGCGGGGAGCCTTCCTCAGAGCCATTAAATCCTTCTTCCGGGCCCCTGCAGCGATCGCCCGGGGCTGGCTCGCCAGTCACAGCTACTAGGCCAGGAGGCGGCGGCAATTCTGGAAATGCGATCGGGGATCTCACAAACCCCTCCTCCTCTGATAGCCCCGGAGGAAGCGCGTCGAACTCACCATCCGGTGCCAGCAAAAATGGCGACATACCTTCTGATGAGCCATTTGCGGCTGGTTCGGGGCGATCGCCCCGAAGGCCTGCGGCTGGCTCACCAGTCACCGCCACCAGGCCAGGAGGTGGCGGAAATTCTGGAAATGCGATCGCAGATGCAGGAAACCTCGCCTCCTCTGGTAGCCCGGTTGGAAGTGCGTCGAACTCATCACCCGGTGGGGGTGGAAATGGTGGCGGAGGTTCGTCACAGCCATTTGGCAGCGGTTCCGGGCCAGTGCCAAAACCGACAAATCCAGGAAGAGGGGGGAGTCCTTCGCGCCCTCCGGGCGCGCCTTTGGCCACTTGCATTAGTGGCTGCGGTAAACCTGAATATCCGAGCGCAGCCAGAGAAGAAGGGCGCCAAGGCCAAGTGGAACTCATTTGTGACATTGACCCCAACGGTAAGACATCCAACATCAAGATATTGACTCCTAGCAAATACAACGACTTGAATCGCGCAGCGATGAAACAAGTACAAGAAAGGAAATATGCCCCATCAGAGAGTGGCATTCCAGGAGAAAGAATAGTCATTATCTTCCGGCTCACTGACTAG
- a CDS encoding MotA/TolQ/ExbB proton channel family protein: MDAFIYIFRAAGIVAWPLFASSIAAVALIIERLAFWFRVNRRQRRVVREVLQLYSQNPDSAIKKLQVNGDLPLARIFLEALELDSPNIEEFRLALESGAQAEIPILKRFNTILDTIISLSPLFGLLGTVLGLITTFASLKLGDATGTNSAGVTSGISEALVSTAIGLVVAIFTLLFANMFRGFYLQQIAFIQEASGQLELLYRHRYEKLPRESNYAPTR; this comes from the coding sequence ATGGATGCTTTCATTTACATTTTTCGCGCCGCAGGCATTGTTGCTTGGCCGCTATTTGCCTCGTCAATCGCAGCAGTCGCGCTGATCATAGAGCGTCTTGCCTTTTGGTTTAGAGTAAATCGGCGGCAGCGGCGAGTCGTGCGGGAAGTGCTACAGCTATACAGTCAAAACCCCGATTCCGCCATCAAAAAGTTACAAGTAAACGGCGATTTGCCCCTAGCCCGGATTTTTTTAGAAGCTTTAGAATTAGACTCGCCCAACATCGAAGAATTTCGTTTGGCCCTAGAGAGTGGCGCTCAGGCAGAAATCCCCATCCTGAAGCGATTCAATACAATACTTGACACCATTATCAGCCTTTCCCCACTATTTGGGTTGCTCGGAACAGTTTTGGGGTTAATTACTACCTTTGCTTCCCTCAAACTGGGGGATGCCACAGGCACCAATTCCGCAGGCGTTACTTCTGGGATTAGCGAAGCCCTCGTTTCTACGGCAATAGGGTTAGTTGTGGCAATCTTTACGCTCTTATTTGCCAATATGTTTCGCGGGTTTTATTTACAGCAGATAGCTTTTATTCAGGAAGCCTCCGGCCAGCTAGAGTTATTGTACCGTCACCGCTACGAAAAACTACCAAGAGAATCTAACTATGCGCCTACCCGATGA